The Gloeocapsopsis sp. IPPAS B-1203 sequence GAAATGTTCATCATTCGCAATGCTGGTAACATCATTCCGCCCTACGGTGCAACTAATGGAGGTGAGTGTGCTGCGGTTGAGTATGCAATTCACGCTTTAGGAATTAAAGAAGTCATTGTATGCGGTCACTCGCACTGCGGTGCAATGAAAGGATTACTCAAGCTAGACAAGTTAGAAGAAGAAATGCCATCAGTTTATCAATGGCTCCAACACGCAGAAGCAACTCGCCGGATGATGAAGGAAAATTATCAAGATTATGAAGGCGAAAAATTACTTCAAGCAACTGTTGAAGAAAATATTCTGACTCAATTAGAGAACTTACGCACTTATCCTGTAATTCATTCCCGATTGCACAGCGGTCAAGTACACCTGCATGGTTGGGTTTATCATATCGAAACAGGAGAAGTTTTGGAATATGACCCTGTACGACGTCAGTTTGTATCGCCAGAAAGTCGATTATCGCGCTCAGCGTGGTTAACTCCTGAGCAACAGCAGCGTATCTACAAAGGTTCAGCAGCCTCTCACGCTAAAGGTAATGGACAAGTATAGAGGTTTAGAAGAGTTACTCATTAAGAGTGTTGAGTGTTGAGTTAAGAAAATTCTCCAATTCAAAACTCAAAACTCAAAACTCAAAACTAATCACTATCCTCCCATGCCTGGAATCAAGCTACCACTGAGACGCTTGAGGGCACGACCAGCAACATCGCTATAACTCATTTCACCACACAGGATTTGACCCATACGCTGTGTCGCTGTAGGACGTTTGACGCCAACTTTGTAGCCAATACCAGGAACGCGGTAGAAAACTCCGGCTAGTTTTTGTGCCCATGCCATATCAGCACCCCACTCGTCACAGATTGCTTGCGAATACTGCTCCAGGGCATTAACATTACCTGCGATCGCTTGATCAATGGCTTCCGCAGCTTTGACACCACTAAAGATCGATGGGCGAATACCCTCAGCAGTTAGCGGATCGACAACACAAGCGGCTTCTCCTGCTAATACAGCGTTTTGAGTATGTAGCTTTTGATTGCCATTCCACAAGCACAGCGCGTGACCGTACTGCTTACAAGTTTTGATATCCAAGCCAAATAAATTACCATACTCGCTCAAAATTCCTTTGAAATCTTGAGGTTCGCCGCCAATAAACGTCCCAACACCGATTGAGTAGCCGTCAGCTTTAGGAAAGTTCCAAATGTAGCCATTTTTGACCAAGCCAAACTCGAAATGGGCAATGTGACCATCTTCTACCTTCGCAGGGGCTTCAGCTTCTAATGCTCCTGCCAAGCGGCGTTTGCGGTCTTTGAAGCCTAACCACTTTGCCATTGGTCCTTTAGCACCGTCTGCAGCAATGATATAGCGACCTGTAACCGGACCGTTAGCAGTGTCTACTTGCCAATGATCGCTTTTGAACTGAATTCCTTTCACTTCGGTGTTGTCGCGCAGTTCTGCTCCCTGTTTTTGTGCTTGTTGCACTAGGAAGTGGTCAAAGATATCGCGCCGTACCATCCACATCGGTTCGGGTGTTTGCAATTTTGCTTGCACTGGATCGCCCATTTTCCAGGTGTAGCGAATGGTATTGACCTTTGTGGATATTGCTGGAGAAAAATCAAAGTCAAACCATTTAGCGATCGCGGGTGACACTCCACCTCCGCAAGGTTTATAACGTGGAAGTGATTCTTTTTCCAACACTAATACAGAATGACCCCGTTTTGCTAAATGATAAGCTGCTGTACCGCCAGCAGGTCCAGCACCGACAATTATGCAATCATACATAAAGCTACAGTTTTGCTCCTAAATTCTACGATTGTAAGGGTACAAAGGCTTTAAACTATTTTGCACTCTTACTACTGAGATCAAAATGCCAATAAGGTATTTTTACAGAATCATATTTTGCGAAAAAACTAATAATTTGCTTTATAGCATACAACTGTAGTTACCTCAGGTGCTGAGGCTGGCATTGCGGCTCAAGTAAGAACTGTGTTGTGTTGTAGATGATAAAGCTGGGCAAAAAGCCCATTAAGTTGCAATAGAGACTGAATACTACCTTTTTCTCTAATTCGTCCTTTCTCCATCACGATAATTTGATCGGCTTGCTCAATAGTAGACAAACGATGCGCAATGACAATCACGGTACGGTTTTGACCAAAACTCTGCAATACTTCTTGAATGAGATGTTCTGAAATACTATCGAGTGCGTTAGTAGCTTCATCGAGAATTAAGATTTCAGGGTTGCAGATAATAGCACGCGCTAAAGCAAGACGCTGTCGCTGTCCTCCTGATAGCCGAACTCCTCTGTCGCCCACTTTTGTTTCGTAACCTTGAGGGAGTTCAAGAATAAAGTCGTGGGCATGGGCAAGCTTTGCTGCTGCTACAATCTCATCTGTTGTTGCATCTAATCGACCATAGGCGATATTTTCTTTGATTGTTGAGCTAAAAAGATAAGTATCTTGGCTCACAATTGCAATTCGGCTACGCCAGTCAGCAAGATTAAGCTGCTTTAGTGGTTCGCCATCTACATAAATGTCTCCTGTGGTTACATCATAAAAACGGCAAAGTAAACCAATAAGCGTTGATTTCCCCGCACCTGAAGGACCAACAATTGCTGTAGTTTTTCCGCATGGAATAGTAATTGAAATTTGTTGTAAGACAGGTTTTTCTAGAGGATCGTAGCGAAAGGTAACACAGTTGAAGGCGATCGCTTGTTTCAATCCTTTGAATGGCAACTTACCAGAAAAGATATACGTTTTATCAGCACGGTTTAAAAGCTCCATTACTTGCTCTACAGAACCCGTTAAACCTCCTAAATTGACACGCGCACTATCAAATAGCTTCATTTGAGGTTGTAGGCGATAGAGCATAAAAATGAATGTCAACAATGTTGGTAAGTTACTCTGGTCTTGCAATGCCACTATCAAAATACCTGTTAACAAGGCTGTAGAGAGTACTTCAGAGAAGGGATTAACAGCTCCAGAGATGACATCAAGCCTTCTAAAAGCCGTACAAACCTCCTGCGAGGCTTGCTCAAAGCGCTCTTGTTCGTATGATTCGCGTCCAAAAGCACGAATGACTTTCATCCCACTCAACCCTTCTAAGGCTCGACTAACAAAGGCTGCATTAGCGCGTGCAGCTTGTTTACCTACACTTTTGACTTGGCGAGTTACAGATTGGACACTCCATGAAATTAATAACATAGCGACAGCAACCAATATAGTCAGTTGCCAGGAAATTAAAAACAGGAGTATGACAAAAACAACAATTGTGCAAGCACTCGTAATTAAGCTAATGAATACTGATAAAGCTTGGCTAGTTTGCCATGTTTCTTTATCCAGAATGCTCAAAAATCTGCCAGACTGATTGCGTTCTAGATAACCAAAACTGACACTCAGAAGCTGTTTATAAATACCTCTTCTCAAGCGATCGCTGATCTGCCAGTTTAACCAAGAAAAAAGAACTGTGTTGCCATACACAAGACAATTCTTGAGCAGGACACTACCAAAAATGCATAAAGGTATGATAACAAGACGAGAATTAAATGATAAGTTCCCGAATATTTGATTGAGAGTTCCTACTAACAAGTTTTGACTGTGAGCCTGAGAAGTTGTATGAGATACACTTTGAAGAAAAGGGATAAATAAGCTAATTCCTAATCCTTCTGCCAAAGAAGATAAAGTACCTAAAATAATAATGACTGGAATTGCCCATGGATATAGTTTGAGTAAGGGGATTAGCGATTTTGTATCATTTATATCTTTCAATTTTTTATCCCTTGTATCAAAAATAAGGAATAGATTAATAAGCTTTTGCTTTTAATTGAAAATCTACTTCTTGACTAATTTTCAAAATTTTTAGCCATCTATGTAATAGAACAATGTCATATGGTTTCCAAACAAAATCTTTGTATTTGAAATTAACTTGTCTATTTTTGACGTCGTAGATTGTGATATTACTTCTTTTTCGCTTAATCTTTTCCTTTAACTGATTCCAAGTATATTTTTCCTGGAAAATTAAGTGAAATACGGATTTAAGTAGAATTTTTAGAGTCAATATTAAAGTAATTCTATATGTTGCAGGACGCAACAAAAGAAACAAATCTGATTCCAAAGCTTTATATAAGCAAAATAGAGCATTACAATAATCTCCAGATGCAGAGCTTTTTACTGATAGATAGTTGTAAAAAAAGTTTCTAGACCAGCGGTAGATAGTAGCAGGAATTTCTGGGTGTCGTTGCTGGACATCTTGTAAAACTAAATTATATGATTTAATCATTGTTTTACACTTGCTACCCATGCTACCGCTCACCTGCCGATACCCAATTAAAACTTCCGGTACTACTCGAAATTGATAAAATTCAGCAATACGTAAATAAATATCCCAGTCTTCACATCCTTGTGCATCTTGTTCTTTTAGTTGGCAGTTATATCCACCAATGTGTTCAAAGCAACTGCGGCGAATGAGGGGTGTGCTAGCATTACCAATAAAATTAGAACATACTAAATTCGTGTAAACATTTCCTTCTGGTTGATAACTACGATTGTAAATAGAGTACTTATCAATAATTAAATCTTCTTCATCAATTTCCATTGACACAGCATAAACTAATCCTACTGATGAAGGTGCATTTAACAAACACTGGACTTGTTTTTCGAGTTTTTCAGGATACCAAATATCATCAGCATCAAGAGGCGCTATATACTCTCCGCGTGATTTTTGAATTGCTAAATTACGAGCAGCCGCAACTCCTTGATTGGCTTGTTGCAACAAAATGACACGTCGATCCTTTTGAACATAGGATTGAACAATGTCAACAGTGCAATCTTGTGAACCATCATTAACGACTAAAACTTCAATATTTGTGTATGTTTGAGCTAATACAAAATCTAAAGTTCTGTTGATAAAAGCTGCTGCATTATATGCGGGAATAATAACTGAAACTAAAGGAAAATTCTCGTTTATGTTCATATGATATCTAAAAAAAATACAGTAAGTATGTTTATTCAAATGCAAACAGATAAATTTGCATTAACTAAATAAAGAAAGAGTTACAATGAATCTAAAGACCAAAGTGTTTTTCTGCTCACCTGGATGTAGCAATATGAAGATAAAATAGTTTAATACTCTCAGTAGTGCTAGCTCTTTATAAGATAGAAAAAAAATATGTTAGTGGCATCTATTTACATCTTTGTTTATTTGATCTTTAAGTAATAAAAGATGATTGATAAAGAGATAATGAAGTTGTAGTATAGATTGAAAAGATGTGACAACATATTATAAATCCTAATAAGAAAAAACCCGCTTCTGATTTGAAGACGGGCTTGTTATTGTTTTTATCCTTCTTAAGTAGGACTACCGATTTAGCGATACATTCCTACATAAAAAAGTCAACTAACTAGTCGTTAACTAAATCATTGCAGTAACAGAGTGCAGTTATGCTGCGAGTTTAGTCTATTGTGAACTATTCTTATACCAAATTGGTCAATTGAGTTGGTAGTCAAACAGTTGTAATGTCTTTCTCTTTTTCAGTTAGTAATTCATCTATCTTACTGGTATATTTGTTCGTTAATTTTTGCAGTTGATCTTGGAGATCTTGGGCTTCATCTTCAGAGATTTCGCTGTTCTTCTCTTGTTTGCGAATTGTATCAAGAGCATCGCGGCGAATATTACGAATTGAAACGCGCCCTTCCTCAGCATACTTAGCAGCAAGTTTCACCAATTCTTTACGGCGATCGCTTGTCAGCGGAGGAATATTGAGGCGAATCATTGAGCCGTCGTTGTTCGGAGTTAGTCCGACATCCGACATGGAAATCGCCTTTTCAATTAGATTTAAACTGCTCCGGTCATAAGGTTGAATGGTAATTGTTGTGGCATCAGGGGTACTGATATTTGCCAGTGATTTAAGCGATGTTGGCGTACCGTAGTATTCCACCATGACACGATCAAGTAAACTCGCATTAGCGCGACCAGTGCGGATTGTATTAAAAGCTCGTTGCGTTGCATCAACGGCTTTTTGCATCGTACTCTCAGCTTCAGCTAACTTCACAGAAACCTCCCACAAGGGTTCCGATTGATTCTCCTGTCACTGCTCGGCGGATGTTACCCCGTACCGAGAGATCAAAGACAAGAATCGGAATATTGTTTTCTTTACATAAAGCGATCGCAGTACTATCCATCACTCGCAAATCCTGAGTTAAAACGTGGACATAGTTTAGTGTTTGATAGCGTTTCGCATCAGGATTCTTATGAGGATCGGAATCGTAAACTCCGTCTACTTTGGTGGCTTTAAAAATCACCTCGGCATCAATTTCAGCGGCTCTTAAAGCTGCTGTGGTGTCAGTCGTAAAGAACGGATTGCCCGATCCCGCGCCGAAAATGACCACCCGTCTTTTTTCCAGATGGCGAATAGCACGACGCCGGATATAAGGCTCCGCAACTTCTTGCATAGCGATCGCAGTTTGCACGCGTGTTTGCACTTCTATTCGTTCCAAGGCATCTTGAAGCGTGAGTGCATTCATCACAGTTGCAATCATACCAATGTAGTCAGCAGTTGCCCGATCCATTCCAGCAGCTGACGCTTTAACGCCACGAAAGATGTTGCCACCACCTACTACAATAGCTACTTGTACGCCACTATTTACTACTTCTGCGACTTCTGCCGCAATTTCTTGAACGATGGTTGGGTCGATGCCATAGCCCAGATCGCCCATCAAAGCTTCACCGCTCAGTTTGAGTAAAATCCGCCGGTAAGGTTTTCCCATGTAGTTAGGATAAATGTTATTGCAATTGCCTCCAATTTAAGATAGCAGTAGAGGGGTTCTGTGTCTCTACCTACTTTAGGGATGAGGAGCGAGGAGCGAGGGGTTAGTAAAAGAGTGAAAGAGTGATTAGCGAATAGAGAAAGTTATCTTAATTGTCTTGCTCAGCGTAATTCTTGGCTCTTCGTACCGCGCTACTCCCTATCTTGTTACTCGCTCCCAGCTCCTAGCTCCTCGCCCCTTACCTTGATAGCCAATGAGTTTATAAACAAGTTTGGCAGCGGTAAATTCGGAAACAACAGAGTCTGTAACGGGGGCTAATTCCATCACATCGCAGCCGATGACTTGGTGCTTGTCAAATACACTACGCAGAAATGTTGTCAGTGCGTACCAATTTAAACCCCCAGGTTCAGGAGTTCCCACACCAGGAATCAGTGTAGGATCGATGCCATCCAAGTCAATCGTCAGAAATACCTTTTCTGTGGGAATTGCCGCGATCGCATTTTCAATCCAATCGGGCTGTGCTGCAATTTCCCGCGCGCGAAAGACAGTAAGATTTTTTTCTTTAATTAAATCAGCTTCTTCTTTGCAAATTGCTCGAATACCAATTTGAACTGTTGGTAATCCCATATCAACAATCCGCCGCATCACGCAAGCATGGTTATGAATTGAGCCTTCGTACTCGTGGCGTAAATCTCCGTGCGCATCAATTTGCACAACTGTAAACAATTCATCAGGATATGCCTGACGGTATGCTTCGACAATACCTGTTGTAATACTGTGTTCGCCTCCTAAAGCGATCGCAAACTTGCCATCTTGCACAAGTTTCAGAACAGTTTCTTTAGTAACTTGCAACATTTCCTCGGAGGTGACAGTTTTGCTACGGGTATCAGCAATTGAAGGATGGGTGTAGATACCAACATTTAGTCCTGTTTCCCAGTCAAGTTCCTCATCGTAGTATTCCACTTGATGCGATGCTGCAAGAATGGCATCAGGTCCAGTTTCACAGCCACGACGATAGGTTGTTGTTGCTTCGTAGGGAATTGGTAAAATAGCCACCTGCGCTGCATCATAACTCGCCGCGACGTCTGCGCCTAAAAAGGGTATAACCTCTATAGAATGTGCCAGCATGATAAATGAATTATTTAATAAAAATACAACACGAACAATCCTGGCATACAAAGAGCGATCGCTGCACGATTAATGAGATTTATTCAACTGTAAGATGCGCTGTTCTATGCTATGTAGGTTAACTCCTAAGTGTTCGAGTACTCGCACTGCCATGCCACCACGTTCGCGCAAAATTCCTAACAGTAAGTGCTCAGTACCAATATATTGATTGCCTAGTCGCTGCGACTGTTCAACGGAAAGCTCTAATACTCTTTTTGCTCTTGGGGTGAAAGGAATATCTAGCGGTGTTCCTTTACCATGTCCAATGTGCTTCTCAACTTCTACTCGCATATTTTCTAAGTTGAGTCCTTCTGCTGAAAGAACCTGTGCTGCGGTTCCCGTTCCTTCTCCAATTAATCCTAATAAAAGTTGTTCTGTTCCGACATATTGATGTCCTAAACGGCGCGACTCTTCTTGTGCCAGTGCAATGACTTGTGTTGCTTTTTGGCTAAATCTTTCAAATCCTCTGGGAAGAACCATTCGGTCAAATACATTACCAAATAGGCTTTCCATAGATCTTAGGAATCCTTCAAACATAAGTCCTGCCTCCGTGAATGGATTTTGAACAGGGTCTAACTTGTCTTCTCTACTATGGGGATTACTGAGTGTACAACTGTTGAAGAGAAAAGCTAATAAATCTTCTATTGTCTTGGTATTGACTGAG is a genomic window containing:
- a CDS encoding carbonic anhydrase, with amino-acid sequence MKKLIQGIHSFQTNYVSTHREMFELLSQGQHPRILFITCSDSRIDPNLITQAEPGEMFIIRNAGNIIPPYGATNGGECAAVEYAIHALGIKEVIVCGHSHCGAMKGLLKLDKLEEEMPSVYQWLQHAEATRRMMKENYQDYEGEKLLQATVEENILTQLENLRTYPVIHSRLHSGQVHLHGWVYHIETGEVLEYDPVRRQFVSPESRLSRSAWLTPEQQQRIYKGSAASHAKGNGQV
- the pyrH gene encoding UMP kinase — translated: MGKPYRRILLKLSGEALMGDLGYGIDPTIVQEIAAEVAEVVNSGVQVAIVVGGGNIFRGVKASAAGMDRATADYIGMIATVMNALTLQDALERIEVQTRVQTAIAMQEVAEPYIRRRAIRHLEKRRVVIFGAGSGNPFFTTDTTAALRAAEIDAEVIFKATKVDGVYDSDPHKNPDAKRYQTLNYVHVLTQDLRVMDSTAIALCKENNIPILVFDLSVRGNIRRAVTGESIGTLVGGFCEVS
- a CDS encoding geranylgeranyl reductase family protein, which codes for MYDCIIVGAGPAGGTAAYHLAKRGHSVLVLEKESLPRYKPCGGGVSPAIAKWFDFDFSPAISTKVNTIRYTWKMGDPVQAKLQTPEPMWMVRRDIFDHFLVQQAQKQGAELRDNTEVKGIQFKSDHWQVDTANGPVTGRYIIAADGAKGPMAKWLGFKDRKRRLAGALEAEAPAKVEDGHIAHFEFGLVKNGYIWNFPKADGYSIGVGTFIGGEPQDFKGILSEYGNLFGLDIKTCKQYGHALCLWNGNQKLHTQNAVLAGEAACVVDPLTAEGIRPSIFSGVKAAEAIDQAIAGNVNALEQYSQAICDEWGADMAWAQKLAGVFYRVPGIGYKVGVKRPTATQRMGQILCGEMSYSDVAGRALKRLSGSLIPGMGG
- the speB gene encoding agmatinase, with product MLAHSIEVIPFLGADVAASYDAAQVAILPIPYEATTTYRRGCETGPDAILAASHQVEYYDEELDWETGLNVGIYTHPSIADTRSKTVTSEEMLQVTKETVLKLVQDGKFAIALGGEHSITTGIVEAYRQAYPDELFTVVQIDAHGDLRHEYEGSIHNHACVMRRIVDMGLPTVQIGIRAICKEEADLIKEKNLTVFRAREIAAQPDWIENAIAAIPTEKVFLTIDLDGIDPTLIPGVGTPEPGGLNWYALTTFLRSVFDKHQVIGCDVMELAPVTDSVVSEFTAAKLVYKLIGYQGKGRGARSWERVTR
- a CDS encoding glycosyltransferase family 2 protein, with protein sequence MNKHTYCIFFRYHMNINENFPLVSVIIPAYNAAAFINRTLDFVLAQTYTNIEVLVVNDGSQDCTVDIVQSYVQKDRRVILLQQANQGVAAARNLAIQKSRGEYIAPLDADDIWYPEKLEKQVQCLLNAPSSVGLVYAVSMEIDEEDLIIDKYSIYNRSYQPEGNVYTNLVCSNFIGNASTPLIRRSCFEHIGGYNCQLKEQDAQGCEDWDIYLRIAEFYQFRVVPEVLIGYRQVSGSMGSKCKTMIKSYNLVLQDVQQRHPEIPATIYRWSRNFFYNYLSVKSSASGDYCNALFCLYKALESDLFLLLRPATYRITLILTLKILLKSVFHLIFQEKYTWNQLKEKIKRKRSNITIYDVKNRQVNFKYKDFVWKPYDIVLLHRWLKILKISQEVDFQLKAKAY
- a CDS encoding ABC transporter ATP-binding protein is translated as MKDINDTKSLIPLLKLYPWAIPVIIILGTLSSLAEGLGISLFIPFLQSVSHTTSQAHSQNLLVGTLNQIFGNLSFNSRLVIIPLCIFGSVLLKNCLVYGNTVLFSWLNWQISDRLRRGIYKQLLSVSFGYLERNQSGRFLSILDKETWQTSQALSVFISLITSACTIVVFVILLFLISWQLTILVAVAMLLISWSVQSVTRQVKSVGKQAARANAAFVSRALEGLSGMKVIRAFGRESYEQERFEQASQEVCTAFRRLDVISGAVNPFSEVLSTALLTGILIVALQDQSNLPTLLTFIFMLYRLQPQMKLFDSARVNLGGLTGSVEQVMELLNRADKTYIFSGKLPFKGLKQAIAFNCVTFRYDPLEKPVLQQISITIPCGKTTAIVGPSGAGKSTLIGLLCRFYDVTTGDIYVDGEPLKQLNLADWRSRIAIVSQDTYLFSSTIKENIAYGRLDATTDEIVAAAKLAHAHDFILELPQGYETKVGDRGVRLSGGQRQRLALARAIICNPEILILDEATNALDSISEHLIQEVLQSFGQNRTVIVIAHRLSTIEQADQIIVMEKGRIREKGSIQSLLQLNGLFAQLYHLQHNTVLT
- the frr gene encoding ribosome recycling factor, producing MKLAEAESTMQKAVDATQRAFNTIRTGRANASLLDRVMVEYYGTPTSLKSLANISTPDATTITIQPYDRSSLNLIEKAISMSDVGLTPNNDGSMIRLNIPPLTSDRRKELVKLAAKYAEEGRVSIRNIRRDALDTIRKQEKNSEISEDEAQDLQDQLQKLTNKYTSKIDELLTEKEKDITTV